The following are encoded in a window of Bacteroides sp. AN502(2024) genomic DNA:
- a CDS encoding DUF3575 domain-containing protein, with protein MKRTILIWIVTAWAVCTCHRALCQEVAVKTNFLADALLNPNLGLEIGMAPKWTLDVSGQFNGWTLSHDRRWKNWAVQPEARYWFCDRFAGHFIGIHAHGGQYNIGGIDGKINFLGTDARKLKDTRYQGWFVGAGVSYGYAWILGQHWNLEAEIGIGYSYTRYDRFRCAGCGKKIESDKPHHYVGPTKAAVNLVYLF; from the coding sequence CGTGCGTTATGTCAGGAAGTTGCTGTTAAAACGAATTTCTTGGCAGATGCATTGCTGAATCCCAACCTTGGACTTGAAATCGGTATGGCTCCGAAGTGGACGTTGGACGTGTCGGGGCAGTTTAACGGATGGACGCTCTCGCACGACCGCCGTTGGAAGAACTGGGCAGTCCAGCCTGAGGCTCGGTACTGGTTCTGCGACCGCTTCGCAGGTCATTTCATAGGTATTCATGCCCACGGCGGACAGTACAATATCGGTGGTATTGACGGGAAGATAAATTTCCTCGGCACCGATGCCCGCAAGCTGAAGGACACCCGTTATCAGGGGTGGTTCGTGGGGGCGGGAGTCTCTTACGGCTACGCTTGGATTTTGGGGCAGCACTGGAATCTGGAGGCCGAAATCGGTATCGGCTATTCCTATACCCGTTACGACCGTTTCCGTTGTGCCGGATGCGGCAAGAAGATAGAGAGTGACAAGCCGCACCACTATGTGGGACCGACCAAGGCGGCTGTCAATTTGGTTTATCTGTTCTAA
- a CDS encoding DUF3868 domain-containing protein — translation MKRFILITVLTTGLASASQAQGTVDGVSVDGVKLEHSGQYMSVDMTLGLSGLRVDGNRAVLLTPRLVNGTDSLELPSVGIYGRRRYYFYVRNGESMLTGKDEMSYKASDKPENIIYNKVLPYQEWMNGAELTLHRSDYGCCNTLLAEQTGTLGDFTEAVAFFPELVYVRPAAEIVKSRSLEGSAFIDFPVNQTVINPEYRRNTIELGKIQATIDSVRNDRDVTITQVWLKGFASPESPYEHNRELAIGRTEALKRYIRQLYSFNDNVIVTDYEPEDWAGLRRYVEQSNIDHRKEILALIDCDREPDAKEWKIKSTYPEEYRFLLQNCYPSLRHTDYRIAYTIRGYSDVDEIERIMHTRPQNLSLNEFNLVAQEYEPGSDKFTEVYETAVRMYPTDETANLNAANAAMRRGDNALAERYLAKAGNSPEAVYARGALAIRNEDYDTARRYLERAKRMGVAQAKTTLEQLAQGKRINNK, via the coding sequence ATGAAGAGATTTATACTCATAACGGTATTAACGACGGGCTTGGCATCAGCTTCCCAAGCCCAAGGCACAGTCGATGGGGTTTCCGTCGACGGGGTAAAATTGGAGCATAGCGGTCAGTATATGTCCGTGGACATGACATTGGGTCTGTCCGGGCTCCGGGTGGACGGTAATCGGGCCGTGTTGCTGACTCCACGGCTGGTCAACGGTACGGATTCCTTAGAACTTCCATCCGTGGGTATCTACGGACGCCGCCGCTACTATTTCTATGTACGCAACGGTGAGAGCATGCTCACAGGCAAGGACGAGATGAGCTACAAGGCATCGGACAAGCCCGAGAATATTATATATAATAAGGTGTTGCCCTATCAGGAATGGATGAACGGTGCAGAGCTGACACTCCATCGCAGCGACTATGGCTGTTGCAACACACTGTTGGCCGAGCAGACCGGCACACTGGGTGACTTCACGGAGGCTGTGGCATTCTTCCCCGAACTGGTGTATGTGCGTCCGGCAGCCGAGATAGTCAAGAGCCGTTCGCTCGAAGGCTCCGCTTTTATTGACTTCCCTGTCAACCAGACTGTCATCAATCCCGAATATCGTCGGAATACCATTGAGCTTGGCAAGATACAGGCCACCATCGACTCCGTGCGCAACGACCGCGACGTGACCATCACGCAGGTATGGCTCAAAGGGTTTGCTTCGCCTGAAAGTCCCTACGAGCATAACCGCGAACTGGCAATCGGCCGTACCGAGGCTCTCAAGAGGTATATCCGTCAGCTTTATAGTTTCAATGACAACGTGATTGTCACCGACTACGAGCCGGAAGACTGGGCAGGTCTTCGCCGCTACGTAGAACAGTCGAATATCGACCACCGAAAGGAAATCCTTGCATTGATCGACTGCGACCGTGAGCCGGATGCCAAGGAGTGGAAAATCAAATCCACCTACCCGGAGGAATACCGCTTCCTGTTGCAGAACTGCTATCCTTCGCTGCGTCACACAGACTATCGCATCGCCTACACCATACGTGGTTACAGCGATGTGGACGAGATAGAGCGTATCATGCACACCCGCCCTCAGAACCTGAGTCTTAACGAGTTCAACCTCGTGGCACAGGAGTACGAGCCGGGCAGCGATAAGTTCACCGAGGTATACGAGACAGCAGTGCGTATGTATCCCACCGATGAGACGGCCAACCTCAATGCTGCCAATGCCGCCATGCGCCGTGGCGACAATGCGCTGGCCGAACGTTATCTTGCCAAGGCAGGTAATTCACCGGAGGCTGTCTATGCTCGTGGTGCGCTTGCCATACGCAACGAGGACTATGACACCGCACGCCGCTATCTTGAACGGGCAAAACGAATGGGTGTGGCACAGGCGAAGACAACGCTTGAGCAGTTGGCACAGGGGAAGCGTATTAACAATAAATAA
- a CDS encoding Mfa1 family fimbria major subunit (Members of this family are fimbrial shaft proteins (major subunit proteins), found in the Bacteriodetes. The family is named for Mfa1 from Porphyromonas gingivalis, and is related to but distinct from the family of FimA from the species.): MNRKLGILSLFLSVLFAGCSSDESVINEGGEDNGKDLGYIAVNIVQPGAVTGRSATVPDGTQSGGFVSGDEEENFAGDATFIIYKKKNDASKTHEYLSTQTIPLEATSGPNGQPAVEKIYSAVLVIDADDDLKPSTDPAKDPRFAGIIYCVLNAPKEIKEFDGAEDKTEATLQGLIGSYGSATKGSFIMSNSTYRGYADEAKTNLSEDVTCGTQFTTDNYKTTPNEALANPVDIYVERVVARVDTKKADPFNNEQPDPFGTNDNSKKLTIRITGMEIANIATKSYLFKNVSGRNVTGSGWPTDWNNQVWDANNTRCYWETVPTLTAGDYINQSYTAIVGAGTSTAAETGGTGETGGSTEQKVYGAFSNFDKTLYIQPNTSDNKTAVLVTAQLLDNANKPADLVWIKGGYFTNTDALKLVCSHLKAKQWAIKTSMPDGKTEFRNIEPTDLDWARYVDPDAETKILLNSNLKDYQAIAQVKTPSAGSFICKASGVGTDAATEIKKKEGETETSYGIDDLNGASVGTDDGRLASETSLYAEVFKNGLCYYFVNIDQTGVLGNVTPAPTKYEGVVRNHIYELTLSSIKGIGTAVFDPEQTIIPVKPPHDEFYYLAARINVLKWKFVKQNVSFEGN, encoded by the coding sequence ATGAACAGAAAATTGGGGATTTTATCGTTATTTCTGTCCGTCTTGTTTGCGGGTTGTTCAAGTGATGAGTCGGTCATTAATGAGGGGGGAGAAGACAATGGGAAGGATCTCGGCTATATAGCCGTGAATATTGTACAGCCTGGGGCAGTGACCGGGCGTTCAGCAACAGTACCTGATGGTACTCAATCCGGTGGTTTTGTATCTGGTGATGAGGAGGAGAATTTTGCTGGTGATGCGACATTCATCATTTACAAGAAAAAGAATGACGCATCTAAAACCCATGAGTATCTCAGTACCCAGACCATTCCTCTGGAAGCAACCTCTGGACCTAACGGACAGCCTGCAGTAGAGAAAATATACAGTGCAGTGCTTGTAATTGATGCGGACGACGATTTGAAACCGAGCACAGATCCAGCCAAAGATCCGAGGTTTGCCGGTATAATTTACTGCGTGTTGAATGCTCCTAAGGAAATTAAAGAATTTGATGGAGCAGAAGATAAGACAGAAGCTACTTTGCAAGGACTCATTGGTAGCTACGGTAGTGCTACGAAAGGATCTTTCATTATGTCTAATTCTACATACAGAGGTTATGCCGATGAAGCAAAAACCAACCTTTCAGAGGATGTAACTTGTGGAACTCAATTTACAACAGACAACTACAAGACCACTCCCAATGAAGCTCTCGCAAATCCTGTTGATATATATGTAGAGCGTGTTGTTGCAAGAGTAGATACCAAGAAAGCTGACCCTTTCAACAATGAACAACCAGACCCATTCGGAACAAATGATAACAGTAAAAAATTGACTATTCGCATTACAGGAATGGAGATAGCCAATATCGCTACCAAGTCTTATTTATTCAAGAATGTTAGTGGTAGAAACGTAACTGGCAGCGGGTGGCCTACAGATTGGAATAACCAAGTATGGGATGCAAATAATACACGTTGTTATTGGGAAACGGTACCGACTCTTACCGCTGGTGACTATATAAACCAATCTTACACTGCTATTGTAGGTGCCGGAACAAGTACCGCAGCAGAGACAGGTGGGACAGGCGAGACAGGTGGTTCCACCGAGCAGAAAGTTTATGGTGCATTTTCAAATTTCGATAAAACATTGTATATTCAACCAAACACCAGTGACAATAAAACTGCTGTTCTTGTGACCGCACAGCTTCTTGATAATGCCAATAAACCTGCTGATTTAGTGTGGATAAAAGGTGGTTATTTCACTAACACAGACGCCCTTAAGTTGGTTTGCTCTCATCTCAAAGCTAAACAATGGGCTATAAAGACTTCTATGCCTGACGGCAAAACTGAGTTTCGCAATATTGAGCCAACTGATTTGGATTGGGCGCGTTATGTAGATCCGGATGCTGAAACTAAAATTCTGCTTAACTCTAATCTTAAAGACTATCAAGCTATTGCACAAGTAAAGACTCCTTCTGCAGGTTCGTTTATATGCAAGGCTTCCGGTGTGGGGACAGATGCTGCGACAGAAATCAAAAAGAAGGAAGGTGAGACAGAAACTAGTTACGGGATCGACGACCTGAATGGGGCTTCTGTTGGTACAGATGATGGTCGTCTCGCTTCTGAAACATCGTTGTATGCAGAAGTGTTCAAGAATGGTTTGTGTTACTATTTCGTCAATATTGACCAGACAGGTGTGCTTGGCAATGTCACCCCAGCTCCGACAAAATATGAGGGTGTAGTGCGTAACCATATTTATGAACTTACATTGAGTAGCATCAAGGGAATTGGCACAGCAGTGTTTGATCCAGAGCAAACAATCATTCCGGTAAAACCGCCGCATGATGAATTTTACTATCTCGCAGCTAGAATTAATGTGCTGAAATGGAAATTCGTAAAACAAAATGTGAGCTTTGAAGGAAACTGA
- a CDS encoding FimB/Mfa2 family fimbrial subunit encodes MNMIPAYLKKTGRTVLAVMTLCCMMTSCDHAIYDDEGDCSVTYRVGFRYDRNMKWADAFAHEVKSVHLYAFDKSGTLVWQQSERGEALKADGYSMTLDLPAGDYCLIAWCGLENDGERAESFTVPEARVGVTRIEELQCKLNRQYDATGAAYSKEELYPLYHGMRNVTLPADDDGNDYFYTMDLTKDTNHVRVILQHLSGDPVDAKKFTFRIEEKNGWMNYDNNLLPDEMITYKAYNVKSDTASMGIDDYPEPGKAKNVSSSRVITEVSVAIADLTIARLMEDREAVLTIVANDDGHTVAQIPLTEYALLLKDGYGEEIGDQEYLDRQDEYALTFFLDEDRSWIGTSIIINSWKLVINKVDFGSDR; translated from the coding sequence ATGAATATGATACCGGCATATCTGAAAAAGACTGGACGCACGGTGTTGGCGGTCATGACTCTCTGTTGCATGATGACCTCGTGTGATCATGCCATATATGACGATGAGGGAGACTGCTCCGTAACATACCGCGTCGGTTTCCGTTACGACCGTAACATGAAATGGGCGGATGCTTTCGCCCACGAGGTGAAATCGGTACACCTGTACGCTTTCGACAAGTCGGGCACTCTCGTGTGGCAGCAGTCGGAGCGGGGCGAGGCTCTCAAAGCCGACGGTTATTCCATGACACTCGACCTGCCTGCCGGTGATTACTGCCTGATAGCATGGTGCGGTCTGGAGAATGATGGCGAACGTGCCGAGTCGTTCACCGTTCCCGAAGCCCGTGTCGGTGTGACACGCATCGAGGAGTTGCAGTGCAAGCTGAACCGTCAGTACGATGCCACCGGAGCAGCATATAGTAAAGAAGAACTGTATCCGCTTTATCACGGTATGCGCAATGTGACCTTACCGGCTGATGACGATGGCAACGATTACTTTTACACGATGGATCTGACAAAGGATACCAATCATGTGCGTGTCATCTTGCAACATCTTTCAGGAGATCCGGTAGACGCAAAAAAGTTCACCTTCCGCATTGAGGAAAAAAACGGGTGGATGAACTACGACAACAACCTGCTGCCCGATGAAATGATTACCTATAAGGCATACAATGTGAAATCTGATACCGCCAGTATGGGTATCGACGACTATCCCGAACCGGGCAAAGCGAAGAACGTCAGTTCTTCACGCGTCATCACGGAGGTGAGCGTTGCCATTGCCGACCTTACGATAGCCCGTCTCATGGAAGACCGTGAGGCCGTTCTTACCATAGTGGCCAACGATGACGGTCACACTGTGGCGCAGATTCCACTTACGGAGTATGCCCTGTTGCTCAAAGACGGTTACGGTGAGGAAATCGGCGACCAGGAGTATCTCGACCGGCAGGATGAATACGCTTTGACTTTTTTCCTTGATGAAGACCGATCTTGGATAGGTACTTCCATCATCATCAACTCATGGAAACTGGTGATTAATAAAGTAGATTTTGGTAGTGACAGGTAA
- a CDS encoding BF2992 family fimbrillin-A clan protein codes for MNSIRLHIYQFVVTMLLLPLLCACDGQDVPDPNGGTVPEGMVEIRPVLPGMFSAIPRDPGGVRSVASRAYDSDAITESKLDTNKLERLPHGSTVWLIVKSKVKGQATATYVKKSYVVFNPLEGDMSKSYLVPCTVNDNGDMLDMEGSPLYLKKGQKYMFYAISPARKLDEEKLARDTVGFKVKNGEYFYANDCRYASTTPDTIEVESSNPEDVQIIKLRPMMNQTAELKFQIDKGVGVHDLDIQPSGIRISGLQNDTTKNAVYGGPDGLHWHMSQSEGDDPIDLQHGDKVGMLDCYDYTIDTDERVNIEVPVLPMYSTSKPVIVIFRLKVNGVPTSYEMMLNEKDFKAGYSYGYRGKVSIEEGVTVVTWQFVSWEYDVNFPF; via the coding sequence ATGAATAGTATAAGATTACATATATATCAATTTGTGGTGACAATGCTGTTATTGCCGCTGCTATGTGCCTGCGATGGTCAGGACGTTCCGGACCCCAACGGCGGTACCGTCCCGGAGGGTATGGTGGAGATTCGTCCGGTGTTGCCCGGAATGTTCAGTGCTATTCCGCGAGACCCGGGCGGGGTTAGGTCAGTCGCTTCAAGGGCGTATGACAGCGACGCGATAACAGAAAGTAAATTGGATACAAATAAGCTGGAACGTCTGCCTCACGGTTCTACGGTATGGCTTATCGTCAAGAGTAAAGTGAAGGGACAGGCGACAGCCACCTATGTGAAGAAATCGTATGTGGTGTTTAACCCTTTGGAGGGCGATATGAGTAAATCGTACCTGGTCCCCTGTACCGTTAATGACAACGGCGATATGCTGGACATGGAGGGGAGCCCGCTTTATCTGAAAAAAGGTCAAAAATATATGTTCTACGCCATTTCGCCCGCACGCAAACTTGATGAGGAAAAGTTGGCGCGAGATACGGTTGGGTTTAAGGTTAAGAATGGAGAATATTTCTATGCCAATGACTGCCGGTATGCAAGCACCACTCCGGACACGATAGAAGTGGAAAGCAGTAATCCTGAAGATGTACAGATCATCAAGCTCCGTCCGATGATGAATCAGACGGCGGAACTCAAATTCCAAATCGATAAGGGAGTCGGTGTGCATGACCTTGACATACAGCCGTCCGGTATCCGGATTTCAGGTCTGCAAAATGACACGACTAAGAATGCTGTTTACGGCGGTCCTGATGGGCTTCATTGGCACATGTCGCAATCCGAGGGTGATGATCCGATCGATTTGCAGCACGGCGATAAGGTCGGTATGCTCGACTGCTACGATTATACCATAGACACGGATGAGCGTGTAAATATCGAAGTGCCGGTATTGCCGATGTACAGCACCTCGAAACCTGTCATTGTGATTTTCCGTCTTAAAGTCAACGGTGTGCCGACATCTTACGAGATGATGCTCAACGAGAAAGACTTCAAAGCCGGATATTCATACGGTTATCGTGGTAAGGTGTCTATTGAGGAGGGTGTCACGGTGGTGACTTGGCAGTTCGTTTCGTGGGAATATGACGTGAATTTCCCTTTCTAA
- a CDS encoding Rpn family recombination-promoting nuclease/putative transposase, protein MGNFINPFTDVGFKKIFGQEITKDLLIDFLNGLLVNEKCITDITFLDKELLPEYMGDRGVIYDIYCTTENGEQLVVEMQNKQQTNFKERALFYLSHTIARQGERGIFWKFDLKAVYGVFFLNFSLPNGSHKLRTDVVLTDRDTHETFSDKLRFIFIELPSFNKEESECDTDFERWIYVLKNMETLKRMPFKARKSVFEKLEKIVDIASLSKEERMKYDESIKVFRDQLVTISFAKEEGMKKGIEIGMKKGIEKGMKKGVEKGIEKGMKKKSQEIARNLKELGVPAATISQASGLSLDEIERI, encoded by the coding sequence ATGGGAAACTTTATCAATCCGTTTACGGATGTAGGATTTAAAAAGATATTCGGGCAGGAGATAACGAAAGACTTGTTGATCGATTTCTTAAACGGATTGCTTGTGAACGAGAAGTGTATCACCGATATAACCTTTCTGGACAAGGAATTGCTTCCGGAATACATGGGAGACAGAGGGGTTATCTATGACATTTATTGTACGACGGAAAACGGTGAACAACTGGTTGTCGAGATGCAGAACAAGCAGCAGACGAACTTTAAGGAGCGTGCCCTTTTTTACCTCTCCCATACCATTGCCCGTCAGGGAGAGCGGGGTATTTTCTGGAAGTTTGACTTGAAAGCGGTGTACGGCGTGTTTTTCTTGAACTTCAGTCTGCCCAACGGTTCCCACAAACTGCGTACGGATGTGGTATTGACCGACCGGGACACGCATGAGACATTCTCAGACAAGTTGCGCTTTATCTTTATCGAACTCCCGTCTTTCAACAAGGAGGAGTCGGAATGTGATACGGATTTTGAACGTTGGATTTATGTATTGAAGAACATGGAAACATTGAAAAGAATGCCTTTCAAGGCACGGAAATCAGTCTTCGAGAAGTTGGAAAAGATTGTCGATATCGCTTCCCTGAGCAAAGAAGAACGCATGAAATACGATGAGAGCATCAAAGTGTTTCGTGACCAGCTGGTTACCATTTCGTTTGCGAAAGAGGAAGGCATGAAGAAGGGGATAGAGATAGGGATGAAGAAAGGCATAGAGAAAGGCATGAAGAAAGGTGTAGAAAAAGGCATAGAAAAAGGCATGAAGAAAAAGAGCCAGGAAATAGCTCGTAATCTGAAGGAACTAGGTGTCCCCGCTGCCACTATCTCGCAAGCTTCCGGACTTTCCTTAGATGAAATTGAAAGAATCTGA